The Cylindrospermum stagnale PCC 7417 genome segment ATATAAATATTCTAATTCAAAAGTTTAAGTAAACCAACTATTACAGGGTGGCGGAAATAAACAGACTATTAAATAGCCAAAATTTTGCCATTATATGTCCACTTAAAAGATTTAGCCATTGTTTGATTAAAATAGTCGATAAACTGGAGGATTCTATTTTTCAAATCATCCTAACTAAGGAAACTTGCTCTTCTGAGTAACTTGCGAACCAAAATACTGAACCAAATTTCAATTTGATTAAGCCACGAAGAATGTTTGGGTGTGTAATGAAAAATAATTCGATGTGCTGGGTCACTTAAAAAAGCCGCACGGGATTTCATAGATTTGAGGATGCCACTTTGACCCTTAATACCCAAGTCAATATCCAAACCTTCTTTTTCTGCAACCAGGCGCACCAATGATTGAGACTGGTGAGTATTCAGGCAATCCATAATTTTAACCTGATCATTTATTCTCCCACATATATGGTCTGTTTATTTCCGCCTACCTGTACTAGAGTCAGTTAATAAAATTCCTGTAACTAACAAGGAATCAATTGCAATTGATGCTATCAAACAAAAAATTAAGGAGAATCCAACGCTCAAACAGCGGCTAATTAGTGCCTCAAAAGCAGGAGGTACAGAGGCATTAAAAGCAATATTTGATCACCCTGTCATTGGCATTTCTATCGAGACAATAAAAGGGTTCTTAGAAGCATAACCAGATCATTAACGCCCGAGAAAACCTTTTCTACTGTACTAAACTAATTCCTCTGGCACAGGACTGATGGGTTGCGGTTTGAGTGACATATCCCTTACGATCCTGGCTATATATAGTGCCAATCTTAGAGTGACACTCTACAGAACTCCTGTCTACTTTTGACTTCGCCAACAGCATCCGATTCGCGTCAAAATTGCTTCTAAGCTGCTACGCAGATTCTCCATTATTTACAAGTCCATCTTGAAAGTTGACTTGTGCTTCTGATACCAAAATAGCATCAGGCAGTTCATCTTCTACTTGCCGCAGAGGGGGATAGAGATAAGCAAAAAAGGTTGACAATATTAACAAAAAGCCTAAGACGATAAATAATAAGTCAATGCCATGACCTGAACCTACTCCAATAATTTGTCCTAGGCTTCCTGCTAAGAAACCATCGACAGCCATTAAAGGTTCAAAAATATACTCATCTATCGGTCCGGCAATCAGAGCAGCCAAAGGCAGGCTTGACAAAGATACCATTCGTTTTAAAGAAAAGACTCTTCCCTGAACCTCCGGTGCAACTTTCATTTGCCAGATCGTTTGGGAGCAAGTACGGTAAATCGGCACACCGAAAGAGAACAGAAATGCGCCAAAGCACATAACTAACATAGAACTGTGCCATACAAACATTATAATGGCTGCCGCTGACAGTATAATATTAACAAACATCCCCATAACACGATGCTTTGGTCCTGACCAAGCAATCATCAGGAAACTGCCCATCAGCATAGCGAAACCACGGATAGATTCGATAATGCCTAACTGTATGGGTGTGAAGAAAGAGAGTATTAAGGGTTGTAACAGTACCATTACGATTCCTAAAAACAGGTTAATTGTAGCGGAGTAAATCAATAGTCCCAGTAATCCAGGTCTGTTGGTAATATACATTAAGCCATAGACTAGTTCTTCCCATAAAGAACGCCTTTCTTGTGAGCCTGTAGTAATAGTTTCTAGTTCTGGGAAGCTAACACAGAGTAAAGTGATCATTGCAAAGCCGAAGGTAACGAAGTCGGCTACAATAACACCCCGCAGTCCTACTATGCCAAGTAATACTCCAGCTAGTGAGGGAGCAATGAGTTGAGCTATACTACTTCCCAAACCTACCATTGTAGTAGCGCGACTCAACTGCTCTTTAGGAATCAATAGAGTAGTAGCCGCTGCATAGGCAGGCCACTGAAAAGCACTGAGGGAGGAACTAATTGCTGTAGTTAAATATATATGCCATACTTGCAGATTACCAGTAGCTAGCAATATGGCGATCGCCAGAGTACATAAACCACTGCCAAAGTCGCTGATAATCATCACCCAGCGTCGGCTGTGGCGATCAACTATAATACCAGCTACAAGGGAAATTACTACCAAAGGTAGAGTTTGAGACAGAGCAATCAGAGCAAAGTTGGTGACTGACCCTGTAGTTTGGTAAACCCATACTCCTAGCGCAAAACCTGTCAGACTAGAGCCTATTAAGGAAATTAACTGACCAGCCCAGACGAATATGAAAGTTTTCATTTTAAAAATATTTATTGCTTTTTTACCTAATTTTTGGACTTTGGACAAAAATAATGGTCCGCGCAAAATTAGACTCTGGAGCGCAATAGGAATCATTACTGCCGAACAGTTAGGTGATGTTGTCAATGGTGCCGTTGTTGTTGCGGTCTAACGTCGGCAAGGCATTATCCGGCTTTACCCACCTTTTGCCAGGGAATACTTATTGTTTACTTGCTTGTCAACTTGACGTTGTAAATCCTG includes the following:
- a CDS encoding MFS transporter produces the protein MKTFIFVWAGQLISLIGSSLTGFALGVWVYQTTGSVTNFALIALSQTLPLVVISLVAGIIVDRHSRRWVMIISDFGSGLCTLAIAILLATGNLQVWHIYLTTAISSSLSAFQWPAYAAATTLLIPKEQLSRATTMVGLGSSIAQLIAPSLAGVLLGIVGLRGVIVADFVTFGFAMITLLCVSFPELETITTGSQERRSLWEELVYGLMYITNRPGLLGLLIYSATINLFLGIVMVLLQPLILSFFTPIQLGIIESIRGFAMLMGSFLMIAWSGPKHRVMGMFVNIILSAAAIIMFVWHSSMLVMCFGAFLFSFGVPIYRTCSQTIWQMKVAPEVQGRVFSLKRMVSLSSLPLAALIAGPIDEYIFEPLMAVDGFLAGSLGQIIGVGSGHGIDLLFIVLGFLLILSTFFAYLYPPLRQVEDELPDAILVSEAQVNFQDGLVNNGESA